The genomic interval GCCACCAGGTGCGGCGCCACCAGCAGCTCCATGCTCATCGACGCCAGCTCCGCCGCCTCGTGTCCGGCTGACCGCTGCCATAGATATGGCAGCCGGTTCGCCGAGAAATCGTGGAAACAGTGCCCGGCTTCGTGTACCAGCGTGTTCACGTCGTCAGGCACGCCGACCGCGTTCATGAAGATGAACGGCTTCTTGCGCCACGACAGGTTGGTGCAGTAGCCGCCCGGTGCCTTGCCGGCGCGCGACGTCAGGTCCAGCAGCCCATCGTTGGACATCTCGCGGAACCGCGCGCCCAACTCGGCGTCGAGCGTGTCAAAGATGCGCTGGGCGGGCTGCACCAGACCGTTGGCGTCCTGGAACGGTCGCACCGGCTCGCGCGACTCGAGGTGGACGAGCGTGTCCCACGGACGCACGCGATCCACGCCAAGCGATTGGGCTCGGTGTCGCATCAACCGCTCGACGACAGGCGCCACCGTGGCTTCGACGGCCTCGTGAAAGCGGGCGCAGTCGTCCGGCGTGTAGTCGAACCGATGCTTGGCGCGGAACGCATACTGCATGAAGTCCGGAAAACCCGCGTTCGATGCAATGCGTTGCCGCACGGCATACATGCGGTCGAACAGCCCGACGAGTTCGTCGCGAATGCCGAGGTAGGCCGCCGCGCCCGCACGAAAGGCGCGCTCGCGGACCGAACGGTCACGTTCCTTGAGGAACGGCTGCAGCTGCGGCACCGTCAGCGCCTGGCCGTCCCACGCGACCGTGAGATTGCCGGTGGCCTTTTGGTAGCCGGCGGTGAACTCCTCGAGTTCGGCGAAGAGCGGCACGTTGGCTTCGCGGAAGATCTCGATGTCGGTCCGGAACTCCCGCGTGACCATCTCCATCTGAGGTGGGACGGAGCCGGCGTCGACGAGTCGTTGCGCGAGACGGACGTGCTGCTCCATCACGTTCGGGAAGATCTCGGACGACCAACGCAGGTTGACCGCCTCCTTTACCGGATCGGCCGTGTCGCAGGTGTAGTCGATCATCGCGATGGTGGCCGCTTCTTCCACCACCTCCTGCAGCGCGGACCACCGGGCCAGCCAGGCCTCCAGGTCGTCGATCGGGGCCATCGCCAGTTCCTCGTACAGCGGCGCGAGGTCGCTCCACGTGGCGTGCGCGAGGTCGGCTGGGGTGGACGGCGGCGTTATGGACGTCATGCTCGATCTGGTGTCGATGAAGGGGATCGGTCGTTTTGGCCGACTCGCGATTCCCGGGCGCTGCAAGGTAATGGCCCGGCCAGCGGGCAAGTCAGACGAGCCCAGAACATGACGTGCAAGCGTCACGTGAGCGACACATCACCGGGGGCGTGGACTGCGTTTCTGACACACGGGTCGTCCCGAGACGCGAACGCCGTTCTGCAGTGTCGGGCGGCGTCGTCCGATACTGAGAACGCCGACTCCGTGCCATCAACCCATGTCCGACATCTTCCTCGTCCGCCAGCCC from Gemmatimonadaceae bacterium carries:
- a CDS encoding M3 family oligoendopeptidase, yielding MTSITPPSTPADLAHATWSDLAPLYEELAMAPIDDLEAWLARWSALQEVVEEAATIAMIDYTCDTADPVKEAVNLRWSSEIFPNVMEQHVRLAQRLVDAGSVPPQMEMVTREFRTDIEIFREANVPLFAELEEFTAGYQKATGNLTVAWDGQALTVPQLQPFLKERDRSVRERAFRAGAAAYLGIRDELVGLFDRMYAVRQRIASNAGFPDFMQYAFRAKHRFDYTPDDCARFHEAVEATVAPVVERLMRHRAQSLGVDRVRPWDTLVHLESREPVRPFQDANGLVQPAQRIFDTLDAELGARFREMSNDGLLDLTSRAGKAPGGYCTNLSWRKKPFIFMNAVGVPDDVNTLVHEAGHCFHDFSANRLPYLWQRSAGHEAAELASMSMELLVAPHLVAPTGYYTPDEARSVEVEHLEDILGSLAHIASVDAFQRWIYTSGQGHDAVARDQAWLAERERFERGVDWSGLEAERVARWYRQLHIFELPFYYIEYGIAQMGALQLWRDAQRDPAATMRRYKAFLALGGTRPLPELYAAAGARLVFDRDGMAELVGLVEDRIAALRAH